The Corynebacterium auriscanis genome includes the window GTTACTCCGTCGACTAGTCGCGCAACTTCCGCGCCAAAATCGGCCGTCAATTCATCGAGGGTATAGTCCGTGTCCTCGACAGTATCGTGCAACAGGGCGGCCACCAGCGTGGTCGTATCCATGCCGATCTCCGCAGCAATCGTGGCTACTGCCAGCGGATGGGTAATGTATGGTTCCCCCGATTTACGCGTCACGCCTCGGTGTAAACGTTCGGCGACCTCATAGGCCCGCCCCAGCGCGTCCACGTCGGCTTTCGGATGATACTTTCGGTGAATCGCCACAAGTGGTCCCAGCACGGGGTTCACGCGGGTGCGGCCACCGCCGGTCAGGCTGCGCGCTATTCGCGCTGCCATCCATAACGATCCCTTTTCGTTACTCATGACTGCTCACCGTTACACCACTGGCTGTTTCTTTTGGTTCGACGCCCAGCTGCGCCAGCGACCGCGAATCTCCTTTGGCGACGACGTATAGAGGCAGATCGCGCAGCTTGTCGCGACCGTGCAAGCCTTCAACCTCAAGGACAACGGCTAGGCCCACGACGTGAGCACCGGCCTTCTCGAGGAGTTCTTGGGAAGCTCGTAGTGTGCCACCGGTGGCCAACACATCGTCGATGAGGATGATGCGTTTGCCGTCGAGGGGAATGCCGCTAGCTGGGATCTCCAACGTGGCACTGCCATATTCCAAGTCGTAGTGCACTTGGTGGACCGGAGGCGGAAGCTTTCCCCCCTTGCGCACGGCCAGCACTCCCACACCTAATTCGTGGGCAACAGCGCTACCGAGCAGGAAGCCACGGGCATCTAGTCCACCTATCAGGTCCGCGCCTGCATCTCGGCACGCATCGGCCAAATCGTGCACCAGCACGCGGTAGCAATCGGGGTCGGCCAAAACGGGTGTGAGGTCCTCGAACACAATGCCGGGCTTGGGGAAATCTGGGACTATGCGCGTGAATTTCTCCAGCGCCTCCTTTGCCGTCTTGGGCTGCACGGTGGGTGGAGTAACGGGATTATGCACGGACTAAAACCTCTTGCGCGTCGGTCGTCAAAGATTCGATGGTGTTGCCTCGTACACGAGGCAACACTACGTGTCGCTTACTTTAGCGAACACGTGAGGATTAACTACCTTTTCCGGGGTTAGAGGTACCGCTCGCACCCGATTGGTTGGGATTGTTCGAGGGGGTTTTGGCATCCGGATCTGCAGCAGCGGGCGCATCATCAGGTACCGGCGTAGTACGGGTGATCCACCGATCCATGTTCCAGCTGACTCCCCCATCTGCCCCATTGTCCATGACGTTGTGCACGTGGCCCTCAAACGCAATCGTGCGGGCTTCGGTCACCAATGGAATCGAGTAGCTGGCGGCCTGCAGCTTCTTTTCCTCTCGCTGGATTTCCGTCAGGCGCCCGGAAACACCGTGGGCCACCGCCGCATTGCGCCCAAAAGTGGTGCGGGTATCCAACAACACGTCGTAATCAACTCCCAATACCCCGTAATCACTTATACCGCGGGGCACTGGCTCCACATTCACACCGGCAGCGCCACACGTCTGTTTAATCTTGTCCACGATGACTTTGTACCGGGACGTGGTTTCTAGGTATCCGATGCGGATCGTTTGGCCTGTCAACGCTGCCGCTTTATCCGGCGCGAAAACGGTATTCTCTTGGGATGTGCGGGTCAGTTGGCTGGAAAGTGGGTGTGATGGCCCAATCACGCGCAAACCAGTTGGTTTCACGCGTGCACCAGAGTGTTTAGTCACGGCATCGGCTAAGCCACGCTGATCGATGCAGTAGTTGAGAGCGCTTCGGGCTTCGGGGGTGCCCAGTGGGCCCAGATCGGAAATACGCAAGGTGTCTACCCGGGAAGACTGCACGCGCGTGACGCGCCAGTCCGGCTCCTTCAATCCCAGCTCTTCTAGGTTCTTACCCGCGTCAATATCCGCAACCTTTAGTTGGTTGTGCTCGCGGAGCGTGGCTAGGTCTGCCCGCCGTGGCCACACATGGATCGGCTCCTCGACGGGTTTCACACCCGACCACCCAGGGTTGGCAGTCAATTCGAGGTGCCCATCTTCCCCACGGGATGCGATCTTGTACGGACCCGACGTGGGCACGCTTGTCGGATCGGTTTTGCTAAGCAAAAAGGTCTCTTGCCACTGCTTCCCCATTTCGGTAAGCATGGCGTCGTCGCCCGATCGCAATGCCTGGGCTGCATCGGGCAGTTTCGCGCGCTCGGCAACCGTATGCATGGGCAGCACGCTGCCCGCGCTAAACAGCTCCCTGTACCGCTCGCCGAATCCCGCCTTGAAATTCACTACGAACCGTTTGGATCCGGGCTGGCAGTCCAGGCTCTGAACCTGCGAGAATAACGGCATATCTGAGCCGAATAAGTCCGGACGCTTGGAGGCCTCATACGTCAACAGGAAGTCGTCGCACACCACCGGTTTCCCGTCGGAATACTCGGCCTGGCTGTTGATCTGGTAATTGATGACCGCTTGGTTGCGTTTGCTGGGAAAGGCCTTCACAATGTCCGGATTTGGCAACAATTGCTCATCGGGACCTTCGATGAAAGCGCCTGGATACAGTCGCGCGCTGATTTTGCCGGCGTCCGTGGCTACACCCAACGAGGTGCCGGCGTTCGTCGTAACCAGTTCTTGTGGCAACGCGTACCCGAATTGCTCTTCGGGAGCAGCGCTGTCGCCGGGGCCTCGATCACCGGCGCAGGAAGCCACCGCAGCCGTGATCGCCACCGCCCCCGCGGTCGCCGCGAGTTTCTTGCCAACCGAGCCTTTCACAAACACCTTCCTACCTTGTCGCCCACCGCGAGCGGCGAACCAGATCCATGATCACTGAGTTCCCCGAGCTACATTCCCGGGCGCCACGTTTGCCCGGCTGCACCGGTCTCTGGCCCGTCATGGCGGGCTGAATCTTGCGTTGCTTCCCTACCTGTGCCTTCGGCCTGGTCATTTTTTGCTGGCTTAGTCACCCGGCTGGCATTACTGGGGAACTGAACCTTGCGGCCGCCATTTTTACTCGACGCCCCGCTGGAACCCACCGCCGAATTCAATGGGTTGCCATTATCAGCACCGACTTCGGTTGATGCACCGTGCCCGGTGGAGTCCGCTGCACGCGCACGGTTGATCGCGTCCTCACCTGCAGAGTCAAAGTCCCGCCCGCGATCCGCATCGGTATCGGGACTTGCGCTGTGCTGGATGTTGGCACTGTGCTGGGTGTCGGCGCTTCGCTGCGCCGCTGCCCCGCCGGCGTTGCGATCCAGGCCGGCCACATCGGAAGCGCTCGTAGCGCCAACTGCGGCGACACCTGCCATCTCATCAGCATGGCCGTTGTTGCCTTCACCACCTTCGCGTGCCTTGCGAACGCGCTCGTTGTGCTCCCGGTACTTGCGCTGACGGGACTTAATCGTGGCCAACAGTGGAGCCGCGAAGAATATGGAGTTAAACGTACCGACAATCACACCAATAAACTGCACCAGCGCCAAGTCCTTGAGCGTTCCTACGCCCATCAAACCTACCGCCACCACCAGCAACGACACGATAGGCACTGCCGAGAAGATGGAGGTGTTGATCGAGCGCATGATGGTCTGGTTCAACGCTAGGTTGGCTTGTTCATCGAAGGTAGAGCGGGTGGACCCAAACAGGCCCGAAGTGTTCTCGCGAATCTTGTCGAACACGACCACCACGTCGTAGAGGGAGAATGCCAAGATCGTGAGCAAACCAATCACCGTTGCTGGCGAGACCTCGAAACCAATGAGGGCATACAGGCCGGCCACCACGGCGAGATCCAGCAAAATTGTGACGATGGCAGCCAGGGCCATGTCCCGTTCCAAGCGGATGGTGATGTAGGTAAAGACGATCAGCAAGAATACGCCCAGCGACAGCAGCATGCGCTGCGTGATGGATTTACCCCACGATTCGGAGACCGTGGAATCCGTCACTGCGTTCTCGCTGACCTCGCCCGCGGCATTCTTTGGATGGAACTTCTCAAATAGAGCGGAACGAACCTGACGAATCTGATCTTCACTCAGGCGCTCAGAGGTCACCTCGATGACGCGCGAATCGCCACTACCCACAGTCTGGGCGGACTGAGGGGCAATGCCAATGGCATCCTCAAACGTCTCTTCCACCTGTGACTGCGTGACGTTTTGCGCCGGTGGCATGGCAATCCTTGTGCCTCCCTGGAAGTCAATGCCCAGTGTGAACCCACGAATCAGGATCGCACCGATGGCTACAACCAGCATCGCGGCCATGAGGGAGTACAACTTGCGGCGGTTCGGAATAATCCGGAACCCGCCCATGCCGTTATACATCTTGCCGAAGAATCCCATGGAAGAATCCTTGTCGCCCTCATCGTCGCGCTGAGACTTATTGGCCTCTGCCGCACGGAATGCCGATCCCAGGCCATTGAGCCGCGGTGCTGCAAACGCGGGGCGTCGAGATGCCAAAATAACCAGTGGAGCAGAGACCAAGAAAGCAATCAGAAGGTCGAAGATAGTGGTCAGGCCAAGGGTGAAGGCGAAGCCCTTGACCTCGCCAATGGCCAGGAAGTACAACACGAGCGCTCCGAACAAGCTCACGGCCTTACCCGTGACGATCGTGCGACGGGCGCGCTGCCATGCGCGTGGAACGGACGAGCGGAACGTAGACCCATCGCGGATTTCGTCCTTGATGCGTTCGAAATAGATAACGAACGAATCTGCCGTGGTGCCCAAACCAATGATTAGACCAGCGATACCTGCGAGGTCCAAGCTGTAGCCAATCCAGCGACCCAGCAACACGATCAGGCCATAGACCAGAGCGAACGCGGCCAACAGGGAGACAATCGCAATGACGCCCAAACCGCGGTAGTAGACCAAGGCGTAGATTGCGATGAGCGCCAAACCGACAGCGCCGGCGATCAGACCGGCCTTCAGGGAGGCCTCACCCAGAGTTGGGGAAATCGTGGTGGTTGTACCGCCGGGCTCACCATTTTCACCCACAAAGCTGATGGGCAAAGCGCCGTAGCGCAGGTTGTTGGCGATGTCCTGAGCTTCCTTCTCGCTGAACTCACCAGTAATCTGCGAGGTATTGCCCGGAGGGGTTGGCTCTTGGATCACCGGAGCGGAAATCACCTTCGAGTCCAGGGTGATGGCGACTTGCTGCTGCAGCATCTGTTGCCCAAATTTGTACCACGTCTCGCCACCGGGGGTCTGCTTACCGGTCTTGAACTTAAAGGAGATGGACATCTGGGCGGTCTGTGGGTTGAGACCACCTGTGATGGGTGCGTTCCCGTCGATCATTGCGCCAGTGAGGAACTTGGCATCGGGGCCCGGCTTCGAGCCCTCCAGTAGCGGCGCAGGGCCCAGCACTTGAACCTGGCCTTCGTTATCGCAGGTCACAAAGGGCTTCGATGGGTCATCAGCACCGGCCAACTTATCGCTGCCCTCACACGTCAAGAGGGCACGAGCAGCCTCCTGCTTATTAGCTTTGTCTGACTGGCGGTCTTCCAGCAAAACCTTAACCATCTTGTCACGGTTCTTCTGCTGCTCCACACTGGTTTTGCCTTCAGCGGGGGCCTTGGCGGTGACCTTTAGGTCCTTCGGCGCATCTGGCACTTTTTGTTGCTTGAGGAACTTCATGAGGTCGTCCAGCTTTTGCTGGCCGACCTCGGGCGTGATCGCCCCGACCTCTACCCAGCGGTTCGCCATTGCCTCGACTTCTTTAAACACGCCCTTGTCTGGCTGTGCGGGCTGCTGCACCACCGGGCGGAAAACAAGCTGTGACGTCTTGCCCAACGCACGGGCTTCCTCCACGTTTTCACCAGGAACGGTGATCACGAGGTTACTGCCGTCCGCACGTACTTCCGCGCCGGAAACACCCATGCCGTTGACGCGGTCGCTGAGGATGCGGCGCGCTTGGTCCAGCTGCTCCGAACTGGGCTTGGCACCCTGCGGGACAAGGGTGATGCGGGTGCCACCCTGCAAGTCGATGCCCAGTTTGGGCGAGAGCGACTTGCTGCCGGTGAAGAAAATCAAGCCAAAAACAATGACGAGGATAAGGGCGAAGAGCGCTAGTGCTCGCTTCGGCCATGCAAACGAGTTGTTTTTGGCAGCTCGTGTGGAGCGTTTCGTGGCCACAGTAAAAACTCCTGGGCGTATATCGGGAACTACTGACGTGAAATGAATACGGACTGCCTGTGCCGGATGCGAGAAGCGTGCGTTAACCGCACTCCACAAGCAGACCGAATCGTAACCTGATGATTCTAACCCTTAAGGGGCGATTACGTAAGAACCGCGCGGTGGGGAGTCTAGGAAACTCTCCATAAACCGCGCGGTCAGACACTTTAGCGACGATCCTCGGGCGAACCCTCCGGGTTGTCGTCCGTGGACGGGCCGTCGACCTCGTGCTGATCAACCGGGCTGGAAGCGCTGGGGTTGCTCTGCTGTAACGCATCCCCTTGCACCGAACCGGTATCGACGGAATCAACTGGGTTGAGCACCGCGGTGCGGTCCCAGGTGGTTACCACGCTAGGAGCGATTTCTAGGTCGATCGTCTTTTCACCCACGTTGTGAATGCGCCCCTGTAGTCCGGAGGTCATACGCACCACCATGCCGGGGCGCAGTTGTTCTTGGAAGGCGCGAATCTCCTTGAGCCTTTGGTTCTGCTTCCGCATTTGGAATAACGGGAGGGCAATGAAAACCAGTAGGACAAGAATAAGAATAAGAGGATCCATACCTGCCAGTGTGCCATATCCTTGCGGTCACCTAATTACCGAACCCCACCGTTCTTAACCACCGCTTTCGCTAAAGCTAACGCTTGTCCGGGTAGTCATGCGGGCGCCGCTACCGGCACAGCGAACAATTACAGACCAATGGTTCCCTCTGGAGGTTCCAGCCCCACGTGTCTCCATGCCATGGCCGTAGCCACTCTTCCGCGTGGCGTACGCGCTAACATGCCGGCTCGCACTAGGTAGGGCTCGCACACTTCTTCTACGGTGGAGGGTTCTTCACCCACGGCTATCGCTAGTGTATTGACGCCCACAGGCCCTCCGCCATGGCCTCTCACGAGGGCATCGAGCACTGCGCGGTCGAGGCGGTCCAAACCGGATTCGTCCACGTCAAACACCAGTAGCGCTGCTTTAGCCACTTCCAAGTTGACCTTGCCGTCCGCATTCACATCAGCGAAATCACGGACTCGACGCAGCAAACGGTTCGCAATACGCGGGGTGCCACGCGAACGCGAAGCGATTTCCCAGGCAGCATCGTGACTGATGTGTACACCCAGGATTCCCGCAGCGCGAGTGACCACGCGTGTGAGATCCTCTACGTCGTAAAACTCCATTTGGGCGGTGAAACCAAAGCGATCCCGCAATGGACCTGTCAGCATACCGGCGCGCGTAGTAGCACCGACCAACGTGAACGGGGCAACTTCAATGGGAATGGAAGTGGCTCCCGGCCCCTTTCCGACGATCACATCAATGCGAAAGTCCTCCATCGCCATGTACAGCATTTCTTCCGCCGGCCTGGCAATACGGTGGATCTCGTCAATGAACAGGACATCGCCTTCCATCAGGTTGGATAGCATAGCGGCGAGATCACCCGCCCGTTCCAGCGCCGGGCCACTAGTCATACGCAGTGACGTTCCCAGCTCCTGGGCAATAATCATGGCCATAGTGGTTTTACCCAAGCCCGGCGGCCCGGCCAACAAAACGTGATCCGGAACTACTCCACGCGCACGAGCGCCGCCCAAAACCAGATCAAGCTGAGTGCGGACCTTCGGCTGGCCGATAAACTCACCCAGAGATTTGGGGCGCAGCGAGCTTTCTACATCGGAATCCCCCGGCACCTGTCCACCGCTGAGGTCCGGGTTGATTCCGCCACCTGCGTCTGTGCCACTGAACTCGAGAGCACCCGAGGGTAACTCGAATTCAGTTTTTTCCACGTCACTCATGTTTGCCTACCTTACCTCTGCCCGCAGACACTCTTCGTCACTACGCATAGCCACTCCCATAAGACTGTGTCGAAGTGACTGAGCCTCGCGGCCATCTCCCGTCGGACTGCCACGCGCCTATTTACTACCACCGAGGTGCGACAGCGCCGCTCGCAGTAGGCTCGAAGCTTCCAAGAGTCCCGCACCCTCAGTCCGAGATGCGACCTGCGAGACAGTAGATGCCGCCTTTGCTTCCGTGAAGCCGAGGCCCACCAGGGCTTCTTCCACCTGTGCACGCACGGAATCACTTAACTCCTGTGGAGAACCGTTCGTGGCAGCGCTAGGCGTCGATAGCTCAGAAGACAACGCACCCAGCTTGCCCTTGAGGTCAACGACCATGCGTTCGGCCAGCCGTTTTCCCACACCTGGGGCGCGTTGCAGTGTCTTAGCATCGCCATCGGCCACCGCAGCGGCCAATTCAGCGGGGGTGAGCACACTCATAATCGCCAAAGCAACTCGGGCGCCCACCCCGGAAACCTTTTGTAGAGCCACGAAGGTTTGGCGCTGGTCGGAATCGGTGAACGCATACAACATCTGTGCGTCCTCGCGAACCACCAAGGTGGTGAGGACGAAGGCTTCGGAGCCACGCTCCAGCGATCCGACAATCGCCGGGGTGGTGTGGCAGTGATACCCAACGCCACCACATTCCACGACGACGTAATCGAGACCTTTATCAATAACGATTCCACGCAACGAGGCAATCATGACTGTCCTTTCTCAAGGGATTTTAACGAGGAGTACCGACTACCCATATCGGGTCCACACAACGAGATAAACATGGAACCAATCATGACTGTCCTTTCACAACATGGTTCAACGGTGCGCGCCAACAATGGCAGACGGCGAGGGCAAGCGCATCGGCGGCATCGGCGGGCTTAGGCGGCTCACCAAGACCAAGAATGCGAGTTACCATCGTGGTCATTTGCGGTTTATCGGCCCGCCCGTTGCCTGTGATCGCCTTCTTCACTTCACTGGGGGTGTACATGTGCACATCCAGCCCACGTTTGGCTGCCGCGAGCATCAATACACCGGAGGCGTGAGCAGTATTCATCACCGTCGACACATTCGATCGTTCGAAAACCCGCTCCAGAGCCACGACGTCCGGGCGATATTCGTCCATCCATTCTTCCACCGCATTCGACAAGCGCAACAAGCGAGAGGTGAGGCTATCACTGGCGGGCGTGCGGACTACCCCCACGGCTATTGGCAGTACAGAACGCCCGCGACCTGCTTGGACGACAGACAGCCCGCACCGCGTCAAACCCGGGTCAATCCCCATCACTCGCAGGCCGGCCAGGTTGCGGGTTCGTTGGCCGACGCCACGCGCCACCCCTCCCTCACCCATCCCTGCAAGCGCGCGGGAACCGGCTCCTGGGCGCGCATGGGGGGCAGGATGTGATGGCGATTTATTCATAGCGCTCACTAATTTAGCACACGTGTTCCAAAAATGGAGTGTGTTGTGCGCGGTCAGCGAAAACCTATCCACCTCGGGGGCGCACCTTCTCATCACCCCCACCCGACCTCCGGCCACCAGCTACAGTTGTCAACACTGGCCACCAGCTACGGTTGCCAACTCCAGCCCCCGGCTACGGTTGCCGACATCCTGCTACCGCGCCGTTACTTCGGACTTCAACCGAACCTACGGTATGTTTTCATACATGACACCAAAGAAGCTCTACTCCACCCTAGCGGTAGCCGAAACCATCACTTGGGCGCTGCTTATCGGGGGAATGATCCTGAAATACACGGACGTTACCCCACTTGGAGTGCGCATAGCCGGGGGAATCCACGGCTTTGTGTTCCTCACCTACTGCGTTGCCACTGTGCTGATTTGGATCAATAATCGCTGGAGCTTCGGCCGAGGAATTCTAGGCTTACTGTCCTCCGTGATCCCCTTTGCCACCATTCCATTCGAAAAGCAGGCAGATAAAGCAGGTGTGCTCAACGGCGCGTGGCGATTCACCGCTGATGCGCTCGATCCCCACGAACGCCCCAGTAACGTGGCTGAACGCGGACTGGCCTTTGCGGTAAGCAAACCAATTGTGACCTTAATCGTCGTACTGATCGCCGTGGCTCTGTTGTTCAGCGGCCTGCTGGCGCTGGGATCTCCACTGGAGTGGTTTAAAAACTAATCCGGGTTCACTTGAACCCGGATTCCTCTAACCTTCCAGTTCGGCCATAACGTCGGCTGGGATATCCATATTCGTGAAGATGTTCTGTACATCGTCACAGTCCTCTAGCACGTCAATGAGCTTGAGGTTCTTCCTAGCGGTTGTCGCGTCTACTGGTACTTCGGTAGACGCGCGGAAGTCCGGCTCCACGGAGTCGTATTCGATCCCGGCTTCCTGCAGCGCATCACGCACAGCGGAAAGATCCGTAGGTTCACTGACAACTTCGAACTTTTCGCCCAGGTCATTAACTTCCTCCGCACCGGCATCTAACACAGCCATGAGGATGTCATCTTCGGTGTGCTCGCCCTTATCGAGAATCACCACCCCCTTGCGGGTGAATTGGTAGGACACAGAACCGGCATCTGCCATGTTGCCGCCGTTCTTGCTCAT containing:
- a CDS encoding adenine phosphoribosyltransferase, which codes for MHNPVTPPTVQPKTAKEALEKFTRIVPDFPKPGIVFEDLTPVLADPDCYRVLVHDLADACRDAGADLIGGLDARGFLLGSAVAHELGVGVLAVRKGGKLPPPVHQVHYDLEYGSATLEIPASGIPLDGKRIILIDDVLATGGTLRASQELLEKAGAHVVGLAVVLEVEGLHGRDKLRDLPLYVVAKGDSRSLAQLGVEPKETASGVTVSSHE
- a CDS encoding ABC transporter substrate-binding protein, whose translation is MKGSVGKKLAATAGAVAITAAVASCAGDRGPGDSAAPEEQFGYALPQELVTTNAGTSLGVATDAGKISARLYPGAFIEGPDEQLLPNPDIVKAFPSKRNQAVINYQINSQAEYSDGKPVVCDDFLLTYEASKRPDLFGSDMPLFSQVQSLDCQPGSKRFVVNFKAGFGERYRELFSAGSVLPMHTVAERAKLPDAAQALRSGDDAMLTEMGKQWQETFLLSKTDPTSVPTSGPYKIASRGEDGHLELTANPGWSGVKPVEEPIHVWPRRADLATLREHNQLKVADIDAGKNLEELGLKEPDWRVTRVQSSRVDTLRISDLGPLGTPEARSALNYCIDQRGLADAVTKHSGARVKPTGLRVIGPSHPLSSQLTRTSQENTVFAPDKAAALTGQTIRIGYLETTSRYKVIVDKIKQTCGAAGVNVEPVPRGISDYGVLGVDYDVLLDTRTTFGRNAAVAHGVSGRLTEIQREEKKLQAASYSIPLVTEARTIAFEGHVHNVMDNGADGGVSWNMDRWITRTTPVPDDAPAAADPDAKTPSNNPNQSGASGTSNPGKGS
- the secF gene encoding protein translocase subunit SecF; amino-acid sequence: MGFFGKMYNGMGGFRIIPNRRKLYSLMAAMLVVAIGAILIRGFTLGIDFQGGTRIAMPPAQNVTQSQVEETFEDAIGIAPQSAQTVGSGDSRVIEVTSERLSEDQIRQVRSALFEKFHPKNAAGEVSENAVTDSTVSESWGKSITQRMLLSLGVFLLIVFTYITIRLERDMALAAIVTILLDLAVVAGLYALIGFEVSPATVIGLLTILAFSLYDVVVVFDKIRENTSGLFGSTRSTFDEQANLALNQTIMRSINTSIFSAVPIVSLLVVAVGLMGVGTLKDLALVQFIGVIVGTFNSIFFAAPLLATIKSRQRKYREHNERVRKAREGGEGNNGHADEMAGVAAVGATSASDVAGLDRNAGGAAAQRSADTQHSANIQHSASPDTDADRGRDFDSAGEDAINRARAADSTGHGASTEVGADNGNPLNSAVGSSGASSKNGGRKVQFPSNASRVTKPAKNDQAEGTGREATQDSARHDGPETGAAGQTWRPGM
- the yajC gene encoding preprotein translocase subunit YajC, coding for MDPLILILVLLVFIALPLFQMRKQNQRLKEIRAFQEQLRPGMVVRMTSGLQGRIHNVGEKTIDLEIAPSVVTTWDRTAVLNPVDSVDTGSVQGDALQQSNPSASSPVDQHEVDGPSTDDNPEGSPEDRR
- the ruvB gene encoding Holliday junction branch migration DNA helicase RuvB, whose product is MSDVEKTEFELPSGALEFSGTDAGGGINPDLSGGQVPGDSDVESSLRPKSLGEFIGQPKVRTQLDLVLGGARARGVVPDHVLLAGPPGLGKTTMAMIIAQELGTSLRMTSGPALERAGDLAAMLSNLMEGDVLFIDEIHRIARPAEEMLYMAMEDFRIDVIVGKGPGATSIPIEVAPFTLVGATTRAGMLTGPLRDRFGFTAQMEFYDVEDLTRVVTRAAGILGVHISHDAAWEIASRSRGTPRIANRLLRRVRDFADVNADGKVNLEVAKAALLVFDVDESGLDRLDRAVLDALVRGHGGGPVGVNTLAIAVGEEPSTVEEVCEPYLVRAGMLARTPRGRVATAMAWRHVGLEPPEGTIGL
- the ruvA gene encoding Holliday junction branch migration protein RuvA, translating into MIASLRGIVIDKGLDYVVVECGGVGYHCHTTPAIVGSLERGSEAFVLTTLVVREDAQMLYAFTDSDQRQTFVALQKVSGVGARVALAIMSVLTPAELAAAVADGDAKTLQRAPGVGKRLAERMVVDLKGKLGALSSELSTPSAATNGSPQELSDSVRAQVEEALVGLGFTEAKAASTVSQVASRTEGAGLLEASSLLRAALSHLGGSK
- the ruvC gene encoding crossover junction endodeoxyribonuclease RuvC; translated protein: MGEGGVARGVGQRTRNLAGLRVMGIDPGLTRCGLSVVQAGRGRSVLPIAVGVVRTPASDSLTSRLLRLSNAVEEWMDEYRPDVVALERVFERSNVSTVMNTAHASGVLMLAAAKRGLDVHMYTPSEVKKAITGNGRADKPQMTTMVTRILGLGEPPKPADAADALALAVCHCWRAPLNHVVKGQS
- a CDS encoding DUF3817 domain-containing protein produces the protein MTPKKLYSTLAVAETITWALLIGGMILKYTDVTPLGVRIAGGIHGFVFLTYCVATVLIWINNRWSFGRGILGLLSSVIPFATIPFEKQADKAGVLNGAWRFTADALDPHERPSNVAERGLAFAVSKPIVTLIVVLIAVALLFSGLLALGSPLEWFKN
- a CDS encoding YebC/PmpR family DNA-binding transcriptional regulator → MAGHSKWATTKHKKAANDAKRGKEFAKLIKNIEVAARTGGGDPSANPTLQDAITKAKKSSVPNDNIDRAVKRGSGEEAGGADWETIMYEGYGSGGVAMLIECLTDNRNRAATDVRTAMSKNGGNMADAGSVSYQFTRKGVVILDKGEHTEDDILMAVLDAGAEEVNDLGEKFEVVSEPTDLSAVRDALQEAGIEYDSVEPDFRASTEVPVDATTARKNLKLIDVLEDCDDVQNIFTNMDIPADVMAELEG